One stretch of Paenibacillus sp. AN1007 DNA includes these proteins:
- a CDS encoding DUF3169 family protein, translating into MNQTANTSSKKKRMRLPLYAAGGAVVGFLTSAMVTKIPSDLNWTLSVYYDYDLLFALTALVVLVTMIWNSISLARTPSVRPEEEDDMDSMGDNHSLVSPAERSLGSAMMLSTFSVIASFAWVALALSLYMSNRKFPLSSSPDLYMLGNLVVSFIAVIIVVILQTLTIKRYNLYFPDRALDLNSRSMKKDHFEKLDEGEKWIVYRAAYRSFQMMNLLLGIGMAAMVLYSVLFTFAPFPIVLLSIIWIINLGVYFRETYRNQKQ; encoded by the coding sequence ATGAACCAAACCGCTAATACCTCATCGAAAAAGAAACGCATGCGTCTTCCGCTTTATGCCGCTGGCGGAGCTGTTGTCGGATTTCTGACCTCAGCTATGGTCACCAAAATCCCCTCTGATCTCAACTGGACCCTGTCCGTTTATTATGATTACGATCTGCTGTTTGCCCTCACTGCGCTTGTCGTGCTGGTTACGATGATCTGGAACAGCATCAGCCTAGCTCGTACACCATCTGTTCGTCCCGAGGAGGAAGATGACATGGATTCCATGGGTGACAACCATTCACTGGTTTCCCCCGCCGAGCGTTCACTGGGGAGTGCCATGATGCTCAGCACGTTCAGTGTCATTGCTTCGTTTGCCTGGGTCGCGCTTGCCCTTTCATTATATATGTCCAACAGGAAATTCCCCTTGTCCTCGTCTCCGGACCTGTATATGCTTGGAAACCTTGTAGTCTCATTTATTGCTGTGATCATCGTTGTTATACTGCAGACCCTGACCATTAAACGTTACAATCTGTATTTCCCTGACCGTGCACTCGACCTGAATTCCCGCAGCATGAAAAAAGATCACTTTGAAAAGCTGGATGAAGGAGAAAAATGGATTGTTTATCGTGCAGCGTATCGTTCCTTTCAGATGATGAATCTGCTTCTTGGCATAGGAATGGCGGCCATGGTGCTGTATTCCGTATTATTTACCTTTGCCCCATTCCCCATCGTACTGCTGTCCATCATCTGGATTATCAACCTGGGCGTTTATTTTCGTGAAACCTATCGCAATCAGAAACAGTAA
- a CDS encoding helix-turn-helix domain-containing protein, protein MNESFHALTETSSLPLLSSMCLVRRGSNFRLQGMTVNRPILCLILQGKGLLALNDIVYEAQAGELFMIEPGTPVDALPNSETTEFLMVSMEYMSMKRERGQWKMTPSPSLPPGWQSGKLRIRHEEQAALRMTKLHESYRAGQSDHFVSIHTQLHELLQFLLENRLEANLEKVDPALERSIMYMNRFMREGISMDQLAKIAGLTPSSYSRSFKKAKGMSPTDYLNLLRIEEAKKQLSEENCVLKDVAASVGYGNEYYFSRKFKQMLGIAPSIYMKKYRLRAAAVSSTGFDEHLRFLGLRPIGSLDLTNHSTDAADDEHVLTNKLDQLRRAKPDLIIGDRSCKPYYDRLKSIAPTVIVEETDDWNETHLRLAELIGREKEARSHIKKLAFQHLETKRLPASSRNQEPNRFAWSNHTNTLRAEIQVSGSKLRVPAKPMQKINPEPTALPSSIRTKRTIFSAIGQ, encoded by the coding sequence ATGAATGAATCGTTTCACGCATTAACCGAAACCTCTTCTCTGCCGCTGCTCTCTTCAATGTGCCTTGTACGCCGCGGGAGCAATTTTCGTCTACAAGGCATGACGGTAAACCGGCCCATACTTTGTCTTATTTTACAAGGCAAAGGCCTGTTGGCTCTGAACGACATTGTATATGAGGCACAAGCAGGAGAATTGTTCATGATCGAACCGGGTACCCCGGTTGACGCTTTGCCGAACTCAGAAACTACTGAATTTCTAATGGTTAGTATGGAATATATGAGTATGAAGCGAGAACGAGGCCAATGGAAAATGACGCCATCTCCTTCTCTTCCTCCGGGCTGGCAGTCGGGCAAATTGCGAATCCGGCATGAAGAACAAGCGGCATTACGAATGACCAAACTGCATGAATCGTATCGAGCCGGACAGTCAGACCATTTTGTCAGCATACATACCCAGCTGCACGAACTGCTGCAGTTTCTGTTAGAGAATCGGCTGGAAGCCAATCTTGAAAAGGTGGACCCCGCTTTGGAGCGCAGCATTATGTATATGAATCGTTTCATGCGTGAAGGCATCAGCATGGATCAACTTGCCAAAATCGCCGGACTTACACCAAGTTCGTATTCCCGAAGCTTCAAAAAAGCAAAAGGCATGTCACCTACCGATTATTTGAATCTTCTGCGGATCGAAGAAGCCAAAAAGCAGCTGTCCGAGGAGAATTGTGTTCTCAAAGACGTTGCCGCATCCGTAGGTTATGGTAATGAATATTATTTTAGCCGTAAATTCAAGCAAATGCTCGGCATTGCGCCAAGTATATATATGAAGAAGTATCGTTTACGTGCAGCTGCAGTTTCCAGCACCGGCTTTGATGAACATTTACGCTTCCTAGGGCTCCGGCCTATCGGATCACTGGACTTAACAAATCATTCGACAGATGCAGCAGACGATGAGCATGTATTAACGAACAAGCTTGATCAGCTTCGCCGGGCTAAGCCAGATTTAATCATAGGAGATCGCTCCTGCAAGCCGTATTACGATCGCCTGAAAAGCATTGCCCCCACCGTCATCGTCGAAGAGACGGACGACTGGAACGAAACTCATCTCCGCCTGGCAGAGCTTATCGGACGTGAGAAAGAAGCGAGGTCGCATATCAAGAAACTTGCATTTCAGCATCTGGAAACCAAGCGTTTACCTGCATCCAGTCGGAATCAGGAGCCGAATCGGTTCGCTTGGTCAAACCATACCAATACTCTACGTGCCGAAATACAGGTCAGCGGCTCCAAACTGCGAGTACCTGCAAAACCGATGCAAAAGATAAACCCGGAGCCGACTGCATTACCTTCTTCTATCCGTACGAAACGGACCATTTTCAGTGCCATTGGACAATGA
- a CDS encoding glycine betaine ABC transporter substrate-binding protein codes for MIPKIPLASWIESIVDWMSSSLSGLFKVISVVIQEVVGFFSGLFMLPHPLLFIAILGVLAFLVGRLPLTLFTVIGFLLVDNLGYWSQSMDTLGLVITSGLISILVGVPVGIWLAYSKTAARIITPLLDFMQTMPAFVYLLPAVTFFSLGVVPGVIASVIFAIPPTIRLTHLGIKQVSGELVEAADAFGSTSAQKLFKVQLPLALPTVMSGINQTIMLSLSMVVIASMIGAQGIGAEVYRAVTQLQIGKGFEAGLAVVVLAIVLDRFTQNLFMPGRKKTSRVSAKQKAWITAAATLVVLIAGFSQYFTGSTSSAGGSSGAANAVGKEVNYQIIGIDPGAGIMKSAAKAIEDYKLSDWNLIEGSGAAMTATLDKAMKNEQPIIITGWTPHWMFNKYDLKYLEDPKKSFGDSEEIHTIARKGLKEDHPVAYEFLKRFKWTSDEMGEMMIAIQDGTSPEQAAKDYAEKHADQINEWTKDLTPVNGDTFKLSYVAWDSEIASTNLLKYVMESKLGYKVNALQVEAGPMWTGVASGDVDASPAAWLPLTHADYWDRYKDQVEDLGANMTGVRTGLVVPKYMTDVNSIEDLETGASASSSSSSPAANANVGNEVNHQIIGIDPGAGIMKSTASAIEKYGLANWNLVEGSGAAMTAALDKAYKNEEPIIITGWTPHWMFNQYDLKYLEDPDKVYGDAEEIHTIARKGLKEDHPTAYEFLSRFKWTSDEMGEMMIAIQGGTSPEQAAKDYAEKHADQINEWTKGLKPVNGDTFRLGYVAWDSEIASTNLLKYVMENNLGYKVNALQVEAGPMWTGVASGDVDASPAAWLPLTHADYWSKYKDQLDDLGPNMTGVKTGLVVPAYMDVKSIADLKDN; via the coding sequence ATGATTCCCAAAATACCACTAGCATCGTGGATTGAATCCATCGTTGACTGGATGAGCTCCTCGCTCTCCGGATTGTTTAAAGTAATCTCTGTTGTTATTCAGGAAGTGGTTGGATTTTTCTCGGGGCTGTTCATGCTGCCTCACCCACTCCTGTTTATTGCCATACTAGGTGTGCTGGCATTCCTGGTAGGCAGATTGCCGCTTACCTTGTTTACCGTTATCGGGTTCCTGCTCGTAGATAACCTGGGCTACTGGTCCCAATCCATGGACACGCTTGGCCTCGTTATTACGTCAGGATTAATATCGATTCTTGTGGGTGTGCCTGTCGGTATCTGGCTTGCATACAGTAAAACAGCCGCACGGATTATCACGCCACTGCTGGACTTCATGCAGACGATGCCAGCATTCGTTTATCTGCTGCCAGCCGTTACGTTCTTTAGTCTCGGCGTTGTTCCCGGCGTTATCGCATCGGTAATCTTTGCCATTCCGCCAACCATTCGTCTGACTCACCTGGGAATCAAACAGGTTTCTGGTGAGCTGGTTGAAGCGGCGGATGCATTCGGATCAACTTCTGCACAGAAATTATTCAAGGTACAGCTTCCACTCGCGCTGCCTACCGTGATGTCCGGTATTAACCAGACCATCATGCTGTCCCTTTCTATGGTAGTTATCGCTTCCATGATCGGTGCACAGGGTATCGGAGCGGAAGTATATCGTGCGGTAACGCAGCTGCAGATTGGTAAAGGTTTTGAAGCCGGTCTGGCCGTAGTTGTACTTGCGATTGTACTTGACCGCTTTACGCAAAACCTGTTCATGCCAGGACGCAAAAAGACTTCCCGAGTTTCGGCGAAACAAAAGGCATGGATTACTGCTGCAGCGACACTGGTCGTATTAATCGCTGGATTCTCACAATACTTTACAGGCAGCACTAGCTCTGCTGGTGGCAGCAGCGGAGCAGCCAATGCTGTAGGTAAGGAAGTAAACTATCAAATTATTGGTATCGATCCAGGTGCCGGTATTATGAAGTCTGCAGCCAAAGCCATTGAAGATTACAAATTGTCTGACTGGAATCTGATCGAAGGTTCTGGTGCCGCTATGACCGCAACACTCGATAAAGCCATGAAAAACGAACAACCCATTATTATAACGGGATGGACACCTCACTGGATGTTCAATAAGTACGATCTTAAATATTTGGAAGACCCGAAAAAATCTTTTGGTGATTCCGAAGAAATTCATACCATTGCCCGTAAAGGTCTGAAGGAAGATCATCCGGTCGCTTACGAATTCCTGAAGCGTTTCAAATGGACTTCGGATGAAATGGGCGAGATGATGATTGCTATTCAGGATGGCACTTCCCCTGAACAAGCAGCTAAAGACTATGCCGAGAAGCATGCGGATCAGATCAATGAATGGACGAAAGATCTGACACCGGTTAACGGTGATACGTTCAAACTGAGCTATGTGGCATGGGATTCCGAGATTGCCAGTACGAATTTATTGAAATATGTGATGGAGAGCAAACTAGGATACAAAGTCAATGCGCTTCAGGTTGAAGCAGGACCAATGTGGACTGGTGTCGCTTCGGGTGACGTTGATGCTTCTCCGGCTGCATGGCTGCCGCTAACACACGCGGACTACTGGGATCGTTACAAAGATCAGGTTGAAGATCTCGGAGCCAACATGACAGGTGTGCGTACAGGTCTGGTTGTTCCAAAATACATGACAGACGTAAACTCGATTGAAGATTTGGAAACAGGGGCTTCCGCTTCCAGTTCTTCTTCCTCACCTGCGGCTAATGCGAACGTGGGAAATGAAGTTAATCACCAAATTATCGGCATCGATCCAGGTGCCGGTATCATGAAATCCACCGCCAGTGCCATTGAAAAATATGGTCTGGCAAACTGGAATCTGGTAGAAGGGTCCGGTGCAGCCATGACGGCTGCGCTGGACAAAGCTTACAAAAATGAAGAACCCATTATTATTACAGGCTGGACTCCGCACTGGATGTTTAACCAGTATGATCTGAAATATCTGGAAGACCCTGATAAGGTATATGGTGATGCAGAAGAGATACACACCATCGCTCGTAAAGGTCTGAAGGAAGATCATCCGACTGCTTATGAATTCCTGTCCCGTTTCAAGTGGACTTCAGATGAGATGGGCGAAATGATGATTGCTATTCAGGGCGGTACTTCCCCTGAACAAGCTGCCAAAGACTATGCGGAGAAACATGCGGACCAGATTAATGAATGGACCAAAGGTTTGAAGCCAGTCAACGGAGACACATTCCGTCTTGGTTATGTGGCTTGGGACTCGGAGATTGCGAGTACAAATCTCTTGAAATACGTAATGGAGAACAATCTGGGTTACAAAGTAAACGCACTGCAAGTGGAAGCCGGACCGATGTGGACTGGTGTTGCATCAGGAGACGTTGATGCTTCTCCGGCTGCATGGCTGCCGCTGACACATGCGGATTACTGGTCTAAATATAAAGATCAGTTGGATGATTTGGGACCTAATATGACTGGCGTGAAAACCGGCCTTGTCGTTCCTGCTTACATGGATGTTAAATCTATAGCTGATCTGAAGGATAATTAA
- a CDS encoding serine hydrolase gives MFNSNSRFKWTAVTSACLAVVLSLSLWVPQVQAQSAAAAGDSKPPAALNAESAAAFLDEFFASSETKPHYVGASVIVVKDGQILAEKGYGYADLDKKTPVDPKNTAFRVASVSKTFTAAAVMQLAEQGKVDLKADFQTYVKGLEFENPFGTPVTVENLLTHTTGFEIRDPQLEDIHTDPGKHISMEDYAMKHMPPVVRKPGSAYMYDNFSFLLLGMIVENVSGEPFESYMQEHIFKPLGMNNSSFMLNEKFKSQLATGYDTVHKPVDLYMLEPTPMPQGGMLSTADDIGKFMIAFLNDGKKDDHQILKAATVKSMEQYRSSIHPLLPDTAYGFEAPFQLPGAGSSSKVITKAGDLSGYSSYLFFIPEQNTGVFLTYNQNGALRSLLYSAFIQHFYPQYAKPVQFKEYTPQSAEELRRFNGLYADLRISTIISKLQAGGETSSQLSISDPFLGERKLIQVEDNLFKDELTGQFTAFKSYEDGTTYMREPYLNPFGYAKKGQKAAGFRDVPNNSPYAQAIHGLQSLGYLENEANQSFKPKTTVTRAEFIENILKLSGLKPSKTTPPADTDWAGHAAAGYIQLGYEMGMITGADEKQFKPDQAIVRQEAAAMMWRALQLQYPSELFKDVKLAGSTDTWAVPAVQMMVKLGIYGPEVKIQEDGAVDFLSRKPLIRQEQAAIMYALITQPTDRIVAELRAEQQQEPQPSAEESSEEAGTPESKPEVTPPIPTTESTPAAASVQ, from the coding sequence TTGTTCAATTCAAATTCTCGCTTCAAATGGACAGCCGTTACCAGCGCATGTCTGGCGGTTGTCCTGTCTTTAAGTCTCTGGGTTCCTCAGGTTCAGGCGCAGTCCGCTGCAGCAGCTGGCGATTCAAAGCCTCCAGCTGCGCTGAATGCAGAGTCTGCCGCTGCATTTCTGGATGAATTCTTCGCATCATCTGAAACCAAACCTCATTACGTTGGCGCTTCCGTTATCGTTGTAAAGGACGGTCAGATTCTCGCTGAAAAAGGATACGGCTATGCCGATCTGGACAAAAAGACACCTGTCGATCCGAAAAATACAGCGTTTCGTGTCGCCTCCGTCTCCAAAACCTTTACAGCAGCTGCTGTAATGCAGCTTGCGGAGCAGGGCAAAGTTGATTTGAAAGCTGATTTTCAGACTTATGTAAAAGGCCTTGAATTCGAAAATCCGTTCGGCACTCCGGTAACCGTGGAAAACCTGCTGACACATACCACGGGATTTGAAATTCGTGATCCGCAGTTAGAAGATATTCACACCGATCCGGGCAAGCACATATCGATGGAAGATTACGCAATGAAGCACATGCCTCCTGTTGTGCGAAAGCCTGGGAGCGCATACATGTACGATAACTTCTCGTTTCTGCTGCTCGGCATGATTGTGGAAAACGTCAGCGGTGAGCCATTTGAATCTTATATGCAGGAGCATATCTTCAAGCCTCTTGGCATGAATAACAGCAGTTTTATGCTGAACGAAAAGTTCAAGTCTCAGCTCGCTACCGGCTACGATACCGTACATAAGCCGGTTGATCTATATATGCTCGAACCGACACCCATGCCGCAAGGCGGGATGCTGTCGACAGCGGATGACATCGGTAAGTTTATGATTGCCTTTCTGAATGACGGCAAAAAGGATGATCATCAGATTTTGAAAGCCGCAACCGTGAAAAGCATGGAACAATATCGTTCTTCCATTCACCCGCTGCTGCCGGATACCGCTTACGGATTTGAAGCACCATTTCAGCTTCCTGGGGCAGGAAGCAGTTCCAAAGTAATTACCAAAGCAGGCGACCTGTCAGGTTACAGCTCTTATCTATTTTTTATTCCTGAGCAGAACACAGGTGTCTTCCTGACCTATAATCAGAATGGAGCTCTCCGCAGCCTGCTCTACTCGGCCTTTATTCAGCATTTCTATCCGCAGTATGCTAAACCCGTACAATTCAAGGAGTACACACCACAATCTGCGGAAGAGCTCAGACGCTTCAACGGTTTGTATGCCGACCTTCGGATCAGCACAATCATCAGCAAGCTTCAAGCTGGCGGTGAAACGTCCAGTCAATTAAGCATTAGTGATCCGTTTCTGGGCGAACGTAAGCTGATTCAAGTGGAGGACAATCTGTTCAAAGATGAATTAACAGGACAGTTTACAGCCTTCAAATCATACGAAGATGGAACGACCTACATGAGGGAACCTTACCTCAATCCTTTCGGGTATGCTAAAAAAGGGCAAAAAGCTGCCGGCTTCCGGGATGTTCCGAACAACAGTCCTTATGCTCAAGCAATCCATGGTTTGCAATCTCTGGGATACTTGGAGAATGAAGCTAACCAGTCTTTCAAACCCAAAACAACAGTAACCCGAGCTGAATTTATTGAGAATATCCTTAAATTAAGCGGGCTTAAACCGAGCAAGACCACACCACCTGCAGATACTGACTGGGCAGGCCATGCCGCAGCCGGCTATATTCAGCTTGGTTATGAAATGGGCATGATTACAGGTGCAGATGAGAAACAGTTCAAACCGGATCAAGCTATAGTTCGGCAGGAAGCAGCTGCGATGATGTGGCGAGCTTTGCAGCTGCAGTATCCAAGCGAACTGTTTAAGGACGTCAAACTTGCAGGTAGTACCGATACCTGGGCTGTGCCTGCGGTGCAAATGATGGTGAAGCTCGGCATCTATGGCCCTGAGGTTAAAATCCAGGAGGATGGTGCTGTGGACTTCCTTTCACGCAAACCACTGATTCGCCAGGAACAGGCTGCCATCATGTATGCATTAATCACGCAGCCAACAGACCGTATCGTCGCTGAATTGAGAGCTGAACAGCAGCAGGAGCCGCAACCTTCAGCGGAGGAGTCATCCGAAGAAGCTGGTACGCCAGAGAGCAAGCCAGAGGTTACCCCGCCGATTCCAACAACAGAGAGCACTCCTGCCGCAGCATCCGTCCAATAA
- a CDS encoding glycine betaine/L-proline ABC transporter ATP-binding protein: MTILEVKNVSKLFGPQTEQGLELLEQGWGKEKLAKEKQITVGVNRVNMEIQEGEIFVIMGLSGSGKSTLVRMFNRLIEPTSGEILVHGKDLRKMNKEQLREVRRKTISMVFQKFALFPHRTVLDNVEYGLEIQKVDKEVRREKAKTSLELVGLKGWEDKMPDELSGGMQQRVGLARALANDPEVLLMDEAFSALDPLIRRDMQDELIELQDKMKKTIIFITHDLDEALRIGDRIALMKDGAVVQIGTPEEIMIQPANSYVARFVEDVDLSKVLTASHVMRRPETITTDRGPRVALELMRERGISNLFVIDRSKKLLGVITAEDATRAMRENKVLNDILITDGPTVSPETLIHELFEIVSSAHVPLAVVSETGRLQGVIVRGALLGALSGEVAEKEDALNDSQNTTSIVD, from the coding sequence ATGACCATACTTGAAGTGAAAAACGTAAGTAAACTGTTTGGCCCCCAAACCGAGCAGGGTCTTGAACTGCTGGAACAGGGTTGGGGGAAAGAAAAGTTGGCCAAAGAAAAACAGATAACGGTTGGTGTCAATCGGGTCAACATGGAAATACAAGAAGGTGAAATCTTCGTTATTATGGGCCTGTCCGGTAGTGGTAAATCTACACTGGTTCGCATGTTCAATCGTTTGATTGAGCCGACATCTGGAGAAATTTTGGTCCATGGCAAGGATTTGCGCAAAATGAACAAAGAACAACTGCGTGAAGTGCGCCGTAAAACGATCAGCATGGTATTTCAGAAGTTTGCATTGTTTCCGCACAGAACGGTTCTTGATAATGTGGAATACGGCTTGGAGATTCAGAAGGTAGATAAAGAAGTACGCCGGGAGAAAGCGAAAACCTCGTTGGAACTGGTTGGCCTTAAAGGCTGGGAAGACAAAATGCCGGATGAGCTGAGCGGCGGGATGCAGCAGCGTGTCGGCCTCGCTCGTGCACTTGCGAATGACCCGGAAGTACTGCTGATGGACGAAGCTTTCAGTGCGCTTGATCCATTGATTCGTCGTGATATGCAGGATGAGTTGATTGAGCTTCAGGATAAGATGAAAAAGACCATTATTTTCATTACCCATGACTTGGACGAAGCGCTGCGCATTGGCGACCGGATTGCTCTTATGAAAGACGGCGCCGTTGTGCAGATCGGTACACCTGAGGAAATTATGATTCAACCGGCCAACTCATACGTGGCCCGCTTCGTCGAAGACGTGGACTTGTCCAAGGTCCTCACAGCATCACACGTTATGCGCCGACCTGAAACGATCACAACCGATCGCGGCCCTCGTGTCGCTCTCGAATTAATGCGTGAGCGCGGTATATCGAACCTGTTTGTCATTGACCGCTCCAAGAAACTGCTGGGTGTCATTACAGCAGAAGACGCAACCCGTGCAATGCGCGAAAATAAAGTATTAAATGACATTCTGATCACGGATGGGCCGACGGTATCGCCTGAGACCCTGATTCATGAATTGTTCGAGATTGTAAGTTCAGCGCATGTGCCGCTCGCTGTTGTAAGCGAAACTGGCCGTCTGCAAGGTGTTATCGTTCGCGGTGCCCTGCTCGGTGCACTAAGCGGTGAAGTTGCAGAAAAGGAGGACGCTCTGAATGATTCCCAAAATACCACTAGCATCGTGGATTGA
- a CDS encoding ABC transporter permease subunit, whose protein sequence is MNNRQAIRALIRKDIRSVTSSVQLWLPMLIVPLIIGIIMPSALIWAASRMNLDSISNLNVILETLDKVIQGGQMPSLASMATDNQRLVYYLGLYMFAPLFLIIPVMASSILTANSFAGEKERKTLEALLFTPMSMSTLFKGKVLAALIPSLLLSWVTFIIYGIIANVLMYPIFGTLMFPNWNWIILILWVVPTCSLAVILLNVLISAKVRGFQEAYQLGGLVVLPLIALIAGQATGMLMIGPWMLLGTGAVLLFISWVLLRLVTIWNRRQQLAESQI, encoded by the coding sequence ATGAATAATCGACAAGCCATACGTGCACTCATTCGTAAAGACATCCGTTCTGTCACATCCAGCGTGCAGCTGTGGCTGCCAATGCTGATTGTGCCATTGATTATTGGCATTATCATGCCTTCTGCTCTGATCTGGGCAGCATCCAGAATGAATCTGGATTCGATAAGCAATTTAAATGTCATTCTCGAAACGTTAGACAAGGTGATCCAAGGCGGACAGATGCCATCCCTTGCTTCCATGGCCACAGATAATCAACGCCTTGTCTATTATCTGGGATTGTATATGTTCGCCCCCTTGTTTCTCATCATTCCAGTGATGGCTTCCAGCATACTCACCGCGAACAGCTTCGCCGGCGAAAAAGAGCGTAAGACACTGGAAGCATTACTGTTTACACCAATGAGTATGAGCACACTGTTTAAAGGTAAAGTACTGGCTGCTCTCATTCCGTCACTATTGTTATCCTGGGTGACATTCATCATCTATGGCATCATTGCCAACGTCCTGATGTACCCAATCTTCGGCACACTGATGTTTCCGAACTGGAACTGGATCATTCTGATCCTTTGGGTGGTCCCTACATGCAGTTTAGCCGTTATTCTCCTCAATGTGCTGATCTCGGCTAAAGTAAGAGGATTTCAGGAAGCGTACCAGCTTGGTGGTCTTGTTGTCCTGCCCCTGATTGCCCTGATTGCTGGTCAGGCCACCGGCATGTTAATGATTGGGCCATGGATGCTGCTTGGCACCGGAGCCGTGCTGCTGTTCATAAGCTGGGTTCTGCTTCGCCTCGTAACGATCTGGAATCGCCGTCAGCAGCTCGCGGAGAGTCAGATCTGA
- a CDS encoding helix-turn-helix transcriptional regulator translates to MEELHNHVRELRARDRLSQAELAKLIGASRQTIALIERGDYSPSVVLALKIAHVFGESVEKIFELKGGDENEPNR, encoded by the coding sequence GTGGAAGAATTGCACAATCATGTTCGGGAGCTGCGTGCCAGAGACCGTTTATCCCAGGCTGAGCTGGCCAAACTCATCGGTGCATCCCGTCAAACGATCGCTCTGATTGAACGCGGAGATTATTCTCCTTCGGTCGTTCTGGCACTGAAAATTGCCCATGTGTTCGGCGAATCTGTTGAAAAAATATTTGAATTGAAAGGTGGAGATGAAAATGAACCAAACCGCTAA
- a CDS encoding ABC transporter ATP-binding protein translates to MIEVRNITKQFEKQQALQDVSFTIQQGSITGLIGPNGSGKTTLIRIMNGVLGANHGQVTIQGMDTSIETEKVLAICGTLTEQSGLYENMSGRDNLLFFADAFGLKRAAERIDELVQLLEVQEYQHRKVGTYSTGMKKRLGLARVLLHRPSILFLDEPTNGLDPDGIQMVLRIIRQLNTELNLTILISSHVLTQLSAVCDHYIFMEKGRVVEKGTEQEIIHRYQSAPRLEVEADMPNGWKTGIYSPETVTAHTAIYQLSSREHIPLLLRQLTEHGQVYQARIEGNDLESIYFAIREANAHE, encoded by the coding sequence ATGATTGAAGTACGGAACATAACCAAGCAATTCGAGAAACAGCAAGCGCTGCAGGATGTCAGCTTCACCATTCAGCAGGGCAGCATTACCGGACTTATTGGTCCTAACGGCTCGGGTAAAACGACCCTCATTCGCATCATGAACGGAGTGCTGGGCGCAAACCACGGGCAGGTTACCATCCAAGGTATGGATACTTCGATAGAAACAGAAAAGGTGCTGGCGATCTGCGGTACACTGACTGAACAAAGCGGCTTGTACGAAAATATGAGCGGGCGGGATAATCTGCTATTTTTTGCGGATGCCTTTGGGCTAAAACGTGCAGCTGAACGCATTGATGAACTGGTACAGCTGCTTGAAGTTCAGGAGTACCAGCACCGTAAAGTCGGCACCTACAGCACAGGGATGAAGAAACGTTTAGGTCTTGCACGAGTGCTGCTGCACCGTCCTTCTATTCTGTTTCTCGATGAGCCAACCAATGGTCTTGATCCTGATGGAATCCAGATGGTGCTTCGTATCATTCGTCAGTTAAATACCGAGCTGAACTTGACGATTCTCATCTCCTCACACGTGCTTACTCAGCTTTCCGCCGTGTGTGATCATTATATTTTTATGGAAAAGGGCCGTGTTGTTGAGAAAGGGACAGAACAGGAGATTATTCATCGATATCAATCCGCACCGCGGCTAGAGGTCGAAGCAGATATGCCAAACGGGTGGAAGACCGGAATATATTCGCCTGAGACGGTTACAGCGCATACAGCAATCTACCAACTCTCGTCTCGTGAGCACATTCCGCTGCTGCTTCGACAGCTGACCGAGCATGGTCAAGTTTATCAGGCACGTATTGAAGGCAATGATCTGGAAAGCATCTATTTTGCGATAAGGGAGGCGAATGCACATGAATAA
- a CDS encoding GbsR/MarR family transcriptional regulator: MSLDHLQEDQQAAVMKIRKRVIEAIGRNMDLYGVTLSTGHLYGLLFFADKPMTLDDMGREMEMSKTSMSTGVRTLLDLKMVNKVWNKGSRKDLYEVEYDWHQTFTDYFVIKWRKAVESNLQILRKSVDEMNRIINELDEQVDADMLRVLHEDKRKILQAEAYYRWLDRLIDTMEDEEIYKLVPKEEIREEMKEQL; encoded by the coding sequence ATGAGCTTGGACCATTTGCAAGAAGATCAGCAGGCTGCCGTGATGAAGATCCGTAAACGTGTTATAGAAGCCATCGGACGGAATATGGATCTATACGGCGTAACGTTGTCCACGGGACATTTATACGGATTGCTATTTTTCGCAGACAAACCGATGACCCTTGATGATATGGGCCGGGAGATGGAAATGAGCAAAACAAGCATGAGCACTGGAGTGCGAACACTGCTGGATCTTAAAATGGTAAATAAGGTGTGGAATAAAGGTTCTAGGAAAGATCTATATGAAGTGGAGTATGACTGGCACCAGACATTTACCGATTATTTCGTCATTAAATGGAGAAAAGCGGTGGAGAGTAATCTTCAGATTCTTCGTAAGTCCGTTGATGAGATGAACCGGATAATCAATGAGCTTGATGAACAGGTTGATGCGGACATGCTGCGTGTGCTGCATGAGGACAAGCGTAAAATACTGCAGGCGGAGGCGTATTATCGGTGGCTCGACAGGCTGATTGATACGATGGAAGATGAAGAGATTTACAAGCTTGTTCCAAAAGAAGAGATTAGAGAAGAAATGAAAGAACAATTATAG